The DNA sequence ACAGCCCATAACAAGCACAACGGCCCGTATAACAGTCTGGTTAGAAACTGTTACTTCTACCGTGGCGTGCTTATCTTTTTTGCGCCAGCCTAACATGCTTGTCATTATACCTTATTACGCAAGGCATCTTTGTATATATGCAGAAGCTTTTTGCCTACAATGCGCACATCAAAATCATGCACATGGACAGTCTGCCACTTTTTGGCACGCTTGCGGGCATTGGCGTTGATAATAAAATGCTTGAGCATCTTGGCAAAGGCCTTTGTGTCAGCGGGGCTGATGATCTGCTCTTTGTGCCCGGCCATAACCGAGCGATAGCCTTTATTGTTGCCAGCAATCACCACATCTGCCCCCGCAGCCATCGCCTCGATCAGCACAATGCCAAAGCTTTCGCCGCCGGTACTGGGCATGACCGCAATGTCCGCGCTGGCCAGTAGATTGGGTTTTTCTTCTTCGGTTATATAGCCCAGGAATATAACCGATTTGCCCAGGCGCCTGTCATCTACAAACTTTTTTAGTTTGGCTTCTTCGGGTCCTTTGCCAGCAATGATCACCCTAACGGTATGCAGCAGGTTTTGCTCGTGTAGCAGCTGGATAGCCTCTAGGAAATACCTGCAGCCTTTGCGTTCTACCAGCCGACCCAAGTACACAATGTTGAGCTTGCCGTTGTCATACTTGCGGATCTTTTTGCCAGTCTGAAAGTGCGCCACTGGCACGGCGTTGGGCACAACCTGACTCTTGACCTTGAATTTTTTGCGAGCAAAGGTGGCGGCAGGCGCCGATACGCTCACCACCGTGTCGAACCTTTTGCGCGACCGCCGCAGAATAAGCGCCAGGGTACGCGTAGCCACAGATTCTAGCCGCGAATAAGGCAGGATATGAAAGGTGCCTATGATAGCCGCGTCTTTGGGTGCGTTCTTTATAATCTTTGCTGCCATAAAGGGGCTGTAGGGCATTTGGACATG is a window from the Verrucomicrobiia bacterium genome containing:
- a CDS encoding glycosyltransferase family 4 protein; its protein translation is MKIGFVLDDSLDKTDGVQQYVTTLGAWFTHEGHDVHYLVGHTERRDLPNIHSLSRNVQAHFNQNRMSTPLPVSTRKVKALLAQEEFDVLHVQMPYSPFMAAKIIKNAPKDAAIIGTFHILPYSRLESVATRTLALILRRSRKRFDTVVSVSAPAATFARKKFKVKSQVVPNAVPVAHFQTGKKIRKYDNGKLNIVYLGRLVERKGCRYFLEAIQLLHEQNLLHTVRVIIAGKGPEEAKLKKFVDDRRLGKSVIFLGYITEEEKPNLLASADIAVMPSTGGESFGIVLIEAMAAGADVVIAGNNKGYRSVMAGHKEQIISPADTKAFAKMLKHFIINANARKRAKKWQTVHVHDFDVRIVGKKLLHIYKDALRNKV